A stretch of DNA from Catenulispora acidiphila DSM 44928:
ACTCCCGGGTGGGAAGCAGCGGGGGCGAATAGGCGTGCACGGTCGCGGCGGGCCGGATACCCGTTTGCCGCACGATATGCGCGCGATCCCCGCCGAATCCCAAAGCGTCGCCGACCTGAAGCCGGCGCACCCCGATCGGACCCCCGGGATACCGGTGCTCCTCCTGCACCTCGCCGCTCAGCACGGCGAAGGACCCGGCGGCGCCGCCGTGGTCGTGCGGCTTCGTCCCCTGCCCCGGCAGCCAGCTCAGCAGCCACACCTCGACGCCGCGCGTCAGGGCGAGCCGCGTCCACCACCGCTGCGGCTCGGTGTGCCGCACCAGCGGACGCAGCCGGTCGCCATGGACGTCGGCCAGCGCCCGGGTCAGATCCCTGAGCTGCGTCGGGGTCCACAAAGGACGGTCGGGGATGACGAGATCGTGCAGAAAGGCTTCGGCGACGTCGAGATCAGGCGTCTGCAAGGCCGAGGACATGATGGCGGCTCCGTGGTCCGAGATGTGGGTCGAGGTCGAGGAAGGCCTCGGTACACATGCAGGACGCCACGCGCAGCAAGTCGACCGGACGGTCGGACCAGGCGAGCAACGGAGCGGACATGCGGCGATGCTGGCACGGATGCCGGCGGCGCGGCGGAGG
This window harbors:
- a CDS encoding cysteine dioxygenase, producing MSSALQTPDLDVAEAFLHDLVIPDRPLWTPTQLRDLTRALADVHGDRLRPLVRHTEPQRWWTRLALTRGVEVWLLSWLPGQGTKPHDHGGAAGSFAVLSGEVQEEHRYPGGPIGVRRLQVGDALGFGGDRAHIVRQTGIRPAATVHAYSPPLLPTREYESLEDLV